A DNA window from Callospermophilus lateralis isolate mCalLat2 chromosome X, mCalLat2.hap1, whole genome shotgun sequence contains the following coding sequences:
- the LOC143639257 gene encoding actin-related protein T1-like, giving the protein MSNPQTLDIPAVVFDNGSGLCKVGLSGEIGPRQVINSVVGHPKFNIPSARANRKKYFVGEEAQYRYDALYLHYPIERGLVTRWDDMEKLWKHLFEWDLGVKPSEQPILLTEPSLNPRETREKTAEILFEKFSVPALYLLNHAAGALYASACVTGLVVDSGDGITCTVPVFEGYSLPHAVTKLYVAGRDITEHLTRLLLARGCTFPCILNKAVVDDIKEKSCYISLEPEIEPSKRRQEVLTEFKLPDGNVIHMGDHLYQVPEVLFAPDQLGIHDPGLSKMVCSTISKCDADIQSNLFADIVLSGGTTLFPGLEERLMKELEEMASRGTPIKITASPDRCFSAWIGASIMTSMSSFKQMWVTSEDFKEFGKFVVQRKCF; this is encoded by the coding sequence ATGTCTAATCCACAGACATTGGACATCCCTGCAGTGGTTTTTGACAACGGCTCGGGACTCTGCAAGGTAGGCCTGTCTGGGGAGATTGGACCCCGTCAAGTCATCAACTCTGTCGTGGGGCATCCCAAATTCAACATCCCTTCAGCCAGGGCCAATCGCAAGAAGTACTTTGTGGGGGAAGAAGCCCAGTACAGGTATGATGCCTTATATCTGCACTACCCGATTGAGCGTGGACTGGTGACCAGGTGGGATGACATGGAGAAACTCTGGAAGCATCTTTTCGAGTGGGACCTGGGGGTGAAACCCAGCGAACAGCCCATCCTGCTGACAGAGCCTTCCCTGAACCCGAGAGAGACGCGCGAGAAGACTGCGGAGATCCTGTTTGAGAAATTCAGTGTGCCTGCGCTCTACCTGCTCAACCACGCGGCGGGAGCGCTGTACGCTTCTGCCTGCGTGACCGGCCTGGTGGTGGACAGTGGCGATGGGATCACTTGCACTGTCCCGGTCTTTGAGGGCTACTCCCTCCCGCACGCAGTCACCAAGCTCTATGTGGCAGGGAGGGACATCACAGAGCACCTCACGCGGCTCCTCCTTGCCCGAGGCTGTACCTTCCCTTGTATCCTCAACAAGGCCGTGGTGGATGACATCAAAGAGAAGTCCTGCTACATCTCCCTGGAGCCCGAGATAGAGCCATCCAAGAGGCGGCAGGAGGTCCTGACAGAATTCAAACTGCCCGATGGCAATGTCATCCACATGGGGGACCATCTATACCAGGTACCGGAGGTCCTCTTCGCGCCCGACCAGCTGGGCATCCATGACCCCGGGCTCTCCAAAATGGTCTGCAGCACGATCTCCAAGTGCGACGCTGACATCCAGAGCAACCTTTTTGCAGACATCGTGCTGTCTGGAGGCACCACGCTCTTCCCCGGCCTGGAGGAAAGGCTCATGAAAGAACTGGAAGAGATGGCTTCCAGGGGGACCCCCATCAAGATCACTGCTTCTCCTGACAGATGTTTCTCTGCGTGGATTGGTGCATCCATCATGACTTCTATGAGCAGTTTCAAGCAGATGTGGGTCACTTCTGAGGACTTTAAGGAATTTGGCAAATTCGTGGTTCAGAGAAAATGCTTTTGA